CAACCACTAACCGAATGATGAAAGAACAGCTGACGAATAATCAAAAAAGCGATGGCACAAAGCGACAGAAAAGTCGAAATAATCCCACTCCAAGTCGCAATAATCAAAGGCACCTCCGAAAAATTGATAAAACCATCAATCGAGTAGCGCAGCAAGCTCCAAAAATTCCATGAAGTTTTTCCCGCCACACGCTCATGATTCTCATAAGCCACATATTCCGTATGATAACCCACCCAAGTCAATAACCCCTTGGAAAACCGATTGTACTCCGATAGTTCCAAAATACTATCCGCCATTTGCCTCGTCATCAGCCGAAAATCACGCACTCCATCAATCACCGGTGTTGAACTGATAAGATTCATAATCCGATAAAATAAACGTGAAAACAAACTCCGCAAGAAAGGTTCCCCAGAACGGTCAGACCGCCTTGCCGCCACACAATCGACTTCCTCAGCTTGAATTTTAGCATACATTTCTAATAAAAGTTCAGGCGGATCTTGCAAGTCGGCATCCATGAGCGTCACATAATCACCAGTTGACGCTTGTAAACCAGCATATAAAGCTGCCTCTTTCCCAAAATTTCGAGAAAACGCCAGATAATGTACCTCTTCAGAATGCTCCGCTTCTAACGTACGCAAAACCTTCAGAGTTCCATCCGTAGAACCGTCATCTACAAATAAGTATTCAAATTCCAAGGGCAAATTTTTGCGGACTTTCTCCACTTCTTCAAAAAATAAAAGCAATCCTTCTTCTTCATTATAACAAGGTATGACGAGTGATAATTTTTTCATCCTACGCTTTTCTCCTCCTTCGATTTTCTTAATACAAGTACAGTTCTGTCTAGGGCCAAAAAGACACCAAAAACAAACAGAATCAAATAAAATGGCCAAAATTCTGGTAATCTTTGCCAGAAGGGCTTTTGAACCACCTGAATAACCAGAGCTTCAGAAGATTGAGTAGCGGGAATCTTCTGCGACAATGCTTTAGCTCGCGCAGCCTTATAACCATAAGGCAAATGAGCTGGAATCTTTTCCCCCGTGAAGCCCTCAACCAACTCACTCGACAGGGCCTTCTCTCCCAGATTATACTGAATCGTAAACGTTTGGCGATTAGGATAAACCCGAATTGATAAAGTCTGTTCCTTAGCAGAAGTGAATTTATAGCGTCTAGGGGTGGACGCTCCCAGGTGATAACCCGTCACCCTTAACCAACTAATATCAAAATTCGTTCCTGGATAAGACAAAATCTGTTGTTTCCCAACATTTTCTCCCTGCGGATTATAAAAATAAATTATTAACTCCCGCATCGCTGGATTGGTATTCACTTGATTATCAACCACTGATTTCACCTTTGGAGTAGTCGTACGCTTCTTTGTCTCCGCCGATACTCTTGTCGCACCAGACTCCAAAGCATACCACCAATTCGCTATTTTTTGCATGGTAGGATTGAGATAAGTATTATACACTCCTTCAACAGCCACCACGAACAAGTCCGGAGTGACCGGATTGGCCAAAATCTCTCCCTTGTAACCCAAAGTCACCTTTTTTACACCGTATTTGCGCTCATACCAAATGTTCATAAAGTTGGTTTTAGAATACCACCCTACATAACCCCCAGCAAAGGGACTATCGTCAGCCAAATAACCCAAATCTGGTATTGCCAGCTCTTTATTTTTCTCCTTGTCCTTTTGTGCCTGCAGTCCCAATTGCGTCCCCGTATATACGAGATTAGACTGCTTTTGCACCGTACTGAGATAAGTTTCATACTTGGGAAAAGCGATAAAAATCAAGCCAAAAGCAACAAAACCAAGGAAAAGATGATAAACCAACTGCCGATGACGAATTTCCAAAACAGCCTGAACCAGATTCACAAAGGCCACCATAAAAAAGATATAGTCAGAAAACATTGTAGTTCCCTTAATGACTGGAGAAATAACTAAAGCACCAATCCCAGCAAAACCACCAATCATAAACACTACCCCAATAAACAAATGCCTATGAATTTTAAAAGGCAACATCTCATCAGTCTGTACTTTCCGATAAACAACCAAAAAAGCCACCAATAAAATATCAATCAAAATAATCAATCCCAAGAAATGGAGCGTATTTTGACTGATTTCACCCAACGAAACCTTCCCTGTCCCGTAAGCACCAGCCGATTCTCCACCAATCATATCTCTAAAAATAGCAATGAAAGCAGCAACACTAGCCGTAATCAAACCCACCCATTTCCAATCCGCCTCAAAGTTTTTATTGTCAAAAAATGACAACAAGAAGGCGACAATAATGACCTGAGGGCCAGCTAATTCATTAGAAGTTCCAGCCAGAATTCCCATAATTACCACAAAAAAGAAACGAAAGGCTGGATATTTTGGCTTTGAATTATAAATATAAGGAAGCAAAAATAAGAGATAGATTGGCACAATCCATAAGTAATTAGGCGCACCAGAATGCCACAACACAGCCATGCC
The DNA window shown above is from Lactococcus sp. S-13 and carries:
- a CDS encoding glycosyltransferase family 2 protein, whose product is MKKLSLVIPCYNEEEGLLLFFEEVEKVRKNLPLEFEYLFVDDGSTDGTLKVLRTLEAEHSEEVHYLAFSRNFGKEAALYAGLQASTGDYVTLMDADLQDPPELLLEMYAKIQAEEVDCVAARRSDRSGEPFLRSLFSRLFYRIMNLISSTPVIDGVRDFRLMTRQMADSILELSEYNRFSKGLLTWVGYHTEYVAYENHERVAGKTSWNFWSLLRYSIDGFINFSEVPLIIATWSGIISTFLSLCAIAFLIIRQLFFHHSVSGWTSLTVIVIFCFGFTLMMLGIIGKYISKIFLETKRRPIYIVREKK
- a CDS encoding DUF6056 family protein; protein product: MKHSIKFPKHLIRKLLALFVTGLICVVTYYFVHNLSKYVPIYSGDDLRYGYVYHGGSPASMPRITTLSQFIKSVVFHFLWWNARFPAIVGEMIAPMLKQTTFSIITSVFYLLTGLMINLTALGRKVLIRPHLLALTYLMMWLLIPGFGMAVLWHSGAPNYLWIVPIYLLFLLPYIYNSKPKYPAFRFFFVVIMGILAGTSNELAGPQVIIVAFLLSFFDNKNFEADWKWVGLITASVAAFIAIFRDMIGGESAGAYGTGKVSLGEISQNTLHFLGLIILIDILLVAFLVVYRKVQTDEMLPFKIHRHLFIGVVFMIGGFAGIGALVISPVIKGTTMFSDYIFFMVAFVNLVQAVLEIRHRQLVYHLFLGFVAFGLIFIAFPKYETYLSTVQKQSNLVYTGTQLGLQAQKDKEKNKELAIPDLGYLADDSPFAGGYVGWYSKTNFMNIWYERKYGVKKVTLGYKGEILANPVTPDLFVVAVEGVYNTYLNPTMQKIANWWYALESGATRVSAETKKRTTTPKVKSVVDNQVNTNPAMRELIIYFYNPQGENVGKQQILSYPGTNFDISWLRVTGYHLGASTPRRYKFTSAKEQTLSIRVYPNRQTFTIQYNLGEKALSSELVEGFTGEKIPAHLPYGYKAARAKALSQKIPATQSSEALVIQVVQKPFWQRLPEFWPFYLILFVFGVFLALDRTVLVLRKSKEEKSVG